The Streptomyces sp. NBC_00162 genome window below encodes:
- the treZ gene encoding malto-oligosyltrehalose trehalohydrolase → MQFEVWAPLKGHVAMRLDDATYEMARDPERDGWWTAQAPAADGSRYGFLLDGGSVPRPDPRGRRLPDGPDGLSAVVDFEALREPGAPAPRTPLQDAVLYELHIGTFTPEGTFDAAAARLGHLTGLGVTHVELMPVCPFPGRHGWGYDGVAPWAVHEPYGGPAGLARFVEAAHAAGLGVVLDVVHNHLGPSGNHLPAYGPYFTDTHHTPWGAAVNLDAPGSDEVRAYLLGSALAWLRDYGIDGLRLDAVHALADGRALTFLEELAAAVDELAAETGRPLFLIAESDRCDPRTTTPRADRGLGLHAQWNDDFHHALHCALTGESQAYYADFAQAPMAALAKTLTRAFFHDGTWSSFRGRTHGRPVDRRRTPAHRFLGYTQTHDQIGNRALGDRLAASLSPGLLACAATVALTGPFVPMLFMGEEWGAGTPWQYFTDHPDAELAEAVRTGRRREFAAHGWKAEEIPDPQDPATRDRSCLDWAEPEQPGHARLLAWYRTLVALRRSHPDLRDPDLAAVRVAHDEERRWLTFRRGDVRVAVNLSPDPVTIALGRNGVRVLAAWEPLEHPGPDGRIHVPGESAVVLGP, encoded by the coding sequence GTGCAGTTCGAGGTGTGGGCACCGCTGAAGGGTCATGTCGCCATGCGACTCGACGACGCGACGTACGAGATGGCACGCGATCCGGAGCGGGACGGCTGGTGGACCGCGCAGGCCCCGGCCGCCGACGGAAGCCGGTACGGATTCCTCCTGGACGGCGGATCCGTCCCGCGGCCGGACCCGCGCGGCCGGCGGCTGCCCGACGGACCCGACGGCCTGTCGGCGGTGGTCGACTTCGAGGCCCTGCGCGAGCCGGGAGCCCCGGCGCCGCGCACCCCGCTCCAGGACGCGGTCCTGTACGAGCTGCACATCGGCACCTTCACCCCCGAGGGCACCTTCGACGCCGCCGCCGCCCGCCTGGGCCACCTCACCGGCCTCGGCGTCACCCACGTGGAACTGATGCCCGTCTGTCCCTTCCCCGGCCGGCACGGCTGGGGGTACGACGGGGTCGCCCCCTGGGCGGTGCACGAGCCGTACGGCGGCCCGGCCGGGCTGGCCCGGTTCGTCGAGGCGGCCCACGCCGCCGGGCTGGGCGTGGTCCTGGACGTGGTCCACAACCACCTCGGCCCCTCCGGCAACCACCTGCCCGCCTACGGTCCGTACTTCACCGACACCCACCACACCCCCTGGGGCGCGGCGGTGAACCTGGACGCGCCCGGCTCCGACGAGGTGCGCGCGTACCTCCTGGGCAGCGCGCTGGCCTGGCTGCGGGACTACGGGATCGACGGGCTGCGGCTCGACGCCGTGCACGCGCTGGCCGACGGGCGGGCCCTGACCTTCCTGGAGGAACTGGCCGCCGCCGTGGACGAGCTGGCGGCCGAGACCGGCCGTCCGCTGTTCCTGATCGCCGAGTCCGACCGGTGCGACCCGCGCACCACCACCCCCCGCGCCGACCGCGGCCTGGGGCTCCACGCACAGTGGAACGACGACTTCCACCACGCCCTGCACTGCGCGCTGACCGGTGAATCCCAGGCGTACTACGCCGACTTCGCCCAGGCCCCGATGGCCGCGCTCGCCAAGACACTGACCCGCGCCTTCTTCCACGACGGCACCTGGTCCTCCTTCCGGGGCCGCACCCACGGCCGTCCGGTGGACCGCCGCCGGACCCCGGCCCACCGTTTCCTCGGCTACACCCAGACCCACGACCAGATCGGCAACCGGGCACTCGGCGACCGGCTCGCCGCCTCGCTCTCCCCCGGGCTGCTGGCCTGCGCCGCGACCGTGGCACTGACCGGTCCGTTCGTGCCGATGCTGTTCATGGGCGAGGAGTGGGGTGCGGGCACCCCGTGGCAGTACTTCACCGACCACCCCGACGCGGAGCTGGCCGAGGCCGTACGGACGGGCCGGCGGCGGGAGTTCGCGGCGCACGGCTGGAAGGCCGAAGAGATCCCCGACCCGCAGGACCCGGCCACCCGGGACCGCTCCTGCCTGGACTGGGCGGAGCCGGAGCAGCCGGGCCACGCCCGCCTGCTGGCCTGGTACCGCACCCTGGTCGCGCTGCGCCGCTCGCACCCGGACCTGCGCGACCCGGACCTGGCGGCGGTCCGGGTCGCCCATGACGAGGAGCGGCGCTGGCTCACCTTCCGGCGGGGCGACGTACGGGTGGCCGTGAACCTCTCCCCGGATCCGGTGACGATCGCGCTGGGGCGCAACGGGGTACGGGTGCTGGCCGCCTGGGAGCCGCTCGAACACCCGGGCCCGGACGGGCGGATCCATGTACCGGGTGAATCCGCCGTCGTGCTGGGACCGTGA
- a CDS encoding class I adenylate-forming enzyme family protein yields the protein MLDRLDHALRSRPERPAVLTATRTGAPRIRATRGELAELSDAFAAALHARGLRAGDTVGVAVRPGPRALAVLLALWRLGLRGAVLDPGAGPDVLRARLSLARPSLVLADAAAQAVAGWARPLARRARLALPDLAELGPVATVGRRLPGCAPALDLRAPRAGVPVHGDHNGDAVIVFTSGTTSRPRAVVHTRSSLAAGMATVSSLFDAAPDQPVLGGTFFVLVPALTCGAPVALPARDPRVLARQLHRLRPQDTYLTPPGLRDALDAGARFHGRVWTGSAPADAALLERVREAGAAQAWGVYALTELFPAAAVEAREKSAFEGPGDLVGAPLPGVLAKPDADGELLLAGAAARDRYLGEEPDAWVRTGDRARLDGAGRIVLEGRCKDMVLRRAENIYPGLYEPALHVPGVELAVLVGVPAGDGDERLVAVVQPGRGVREPALRAGLSGPLRRMGSARPDALLFARIPLAGRSRKPDRAATAALAARRLGGSA from the coding sequence ATGCTCGACCGTCTCGACCACGCGCTGCGCAGCCGCCCCGAGCGGCCGGCCGTACTCACCGCCACGCGGACCGGCGCTCCCCGGATCCGGGCCACCCGCGGGGAACTCGCCGAGCTGTCCGACGCGTTCGCCGCCGCCCTGCACGCGCGCGGGCTGCGCGCCGGGGACACCGTCGGCGTCGCCGTACGGCCCGGGCCGCGGGCCCTCGCCGTGCTGCTCGCCCTGTGGCGGCTCGGGCTGCGCGGGGCCGTGCTCGACCCGGGCGCGGGGCCGGACGTGCTGCGCGCCCGGCTGTCCCTGGCCCGGCCCTCACTGGTGCTGGCCGACGCGGCCGCACAGGCGGTCGCGGGCTGGGCCCGGCCGCTGGCCCGCCGGGCGCGGCTCGCGCTGCCGGACCTGGCCGAGCTGGGTCCGGTGGCCACCGTCGGGCGCCGGCTGCCGGGCTGCGCGCCCGCGCTGGACCTGAGGGCTCCCCGGGCGGGGGTTCCCGTACACGGGGACCACAACGGGGACGCGGTGATCGTGTTCACCTCGGGGACCACCTCCCGGCCGCGCGCCGTCGTACACACCCGGTCGAGCCTGGCCGCCGGGATGGCCACGGTCTCCTCCCTCTTCGACGCGGCCCCGGACCAACCCGTCCTCGGGGGCACCTTCTTCGTCCTCGTTCCCGCGCTGACGTGCGGCGCCCCCGTCGCGCTCCCGGCCCGCGACCCCCGGGTGCTGGCCCGCCAGCTGCACCGGCTGCGCCCCCAGGACACCTATCTGACCCCGCCCGGGCTGCGGGACGCGCTGGACGCGGGCGCCCGCTTCCACGGCCGGGTCTGGACGGGCTCCGCCCCGGCCGACGCCGCCCTGCTGGAACGGGTGCGGGAGGCGGGCGCGGCGCAGGCGTGGGGGGTGTACGCGCTCACCGAGCTGTTCCCGGCCGCCGCGGTCGAGGCCCGGGAGAAGTCCGCCTTCGAGGGCCCGGGCGACCTGGTCGGCGCCCCGCTGCCGGGCGTCCTGGCCAAGCCCGACGCGGACGGCGAGCTGCTGCTGGCCGGGGCCGCGGCCCGCGACCGCTACCTCGGCGAGGAGCCCGACGCGTGGGTGCGTACGGGCGACCGGGCGCGGCTGGACGGCGCGGGCCGGATCGTCCTGGAGGGCAGGTGCAAGGACATGGTGCTGCGCCGGGCGGAGAACATCTATCCGGGGCTGTACGAGCCCGCCCTGCACGTGCCCGGGGTGGAGCTGGCCGTGCTCGTCGGAGTCCCGGCGGGTGACGGCGACGAACGGCTCGTCGCGGTCGTGCAGCCGGGCCGGGGGGTGCGTGAACCCGCCCTGCGCGCCGGGCTGTCGGGCCCCCTGCGGCGGATGGGATCCGCTCGTCCCGACGCGCTGCTGTTCGCCCGGATCCCGCTGGCGGGGCGCTCGCGCAAACCGGACCGGGCGGCGACCGCCGCCCTCGCGGCCCGTCGCCTCGGCGGGTCGGCGTGA
- a CDS encoding phosphocholine-specific phospholipase C — MAELNRRRFLQIAGGTAALTMLNDSIARAAAIQAQGTTGTIQDIEHVVVLMQENRSFDHYFGAMKGVRGFGDPRPVLQDNGKSVFHQSNGTKDILPFNPQVADLGMQFLEGLNHDWAGGHQAYNNGKYDKWVPAKTATTMSYMTRNDIPFHYALADAFTVCDAYHCSFIGATDPNRYYMWTGYTGNDGTGGGPVLGNQEAGYGWKTYPERLESAGVSWKVYQDIGDGLNAAGSWGWINDAFRGNYGDNSLLYFNSFRNAQPGSALYEKARTGTNVKAGGGYFDKLRADVVNGTLPQVSWIAAPEAFSEHSNWPTNFGAWYISQVLDSLTANPAVWAKTALFITYDENDGFFDHVVPPYPPTSSAWGLSTASVTGDLYTGGVSGYAAGPYGLGPRVPMIVVSPWSKGGYVCSETFDHTSVIRFMEKRFGVQEPNISPWRRAVCGDLTSAFDFTQADAAPAALPSTAGYIPPDKNRHPSYHPTPPATGTLPKQEAGSKPTRALGYSPYVDGKATVSTGKFTLTFASGPSLGAHFHSTSGNRTDGPWPYTVEAGKTLSDTWSTSSSTGNQIDLTVWGPNGFVRTWKGPAKKAGPEVTARHEASTGNLALTLTNPGSAAVNLTVTNAYGGAAQTFRVNPGATVSHTVDLRTTGRWYDVKVVSDADATFLRRFAGHVETGAPGISDPAIKTV, encoded by the coding sequence ATGGCAGAACTCAATCGCCGCAGGTTCCTCCAGATCGCCGGCGGTACCGCCGCCCTGACGATGCTGAACGACAGCATCGCGCGGGCCGCCGCCATCCAGGCGCAGGGCACCACCGGCACGATCCAGGACATCGAGCACGTCGTCGTCCTGATGCAGGAGAACCGGTCCTTCGACCACTACTTCGGCGCGATGAAGGGGGTCCGGGGCTTCGGCGACCCGCGGCCCGTCCTCCAGGACAACGGCAAGTCCGTCTTCCACCAGTCCAACGGGACGAAGGACATCCTCCCCTTCAACCCGCAGGTCGCGGACCTCGGGATGCAGTTCCTCGAGGGCCTGAACCACGACTGGGCCGGCGGCCACCAGGCGTACAACAACGGCAAGTACGACAAATGGGTCCCGGCCAAGACGGCCACGACCATGTCGTACATGACCCGGAACGACATCCCGTTCCACTACGCCCTCGCCGACGCCTTCACCGTGTGCGACGCCTACCACTGCTCCTTCATCGGCGCCACCGACCCGAACCGCTACTACATGTGGACGGGCTACACGGGCAACGACGGCACCGGCGGCGGCCCGGTCCTGGGCAACCAGGAGGCCGGCTACGGCTGGAAGACCTACCCCGAGCGCCTGGAGTCGGCCGGCGTCTCCTGGAAGGTCTACCAGGACATCGGCGACGGCCTGAACGCGGCCGGTTCCTGGGGCTGGATCAACGACGCCTTCCGCGGCAACTACGGCGACAACTCGCTGCTGTACTTCAACAGCTTCCGCAACGCCCAGCCCGGCAGCGCCCTGTACGAGAAGGCCCGCACGGGCACCAACGTCAAGGCGGGCGGCGGCTACTTCGACAAGCTGCGCGCGGACGTCGTCAACGGCACCCTCCCGCAGGTCTCCTGGATAGCCGCCCCCGAGGCGTTCAGCGAGCACTCCAACTGGCCGACGAACTTCGGCGCCTGGTACATCTCGCAGGTCCTGGACTCGCTGACCGCGAACCCGGCCGTGTGGGCGAAGACGGCCCTGTTCATCACCTACGACGAGAACGACGGCTTCTTCGACCACGTCGTCCCGCCGTACCCGCCCACCTCCTCCGCCTGGGGCCTGTCCACGGCGAGCGTCACCGGCGACCTCTACACCGGGGGCGTCTCCGGCTACGCGGCCGGCCCGTACGGCCTCGGCCCGCGCGTCCCGATGATCGTGGTCTCCCCGTGGAGCAAGGGCGGCTACGTCTGCTCGGAGACCTTCGACCACACCTCGGTGATCCGCTTCATGGAGAAGCGCTTCGGCGTGCAGGAGCCCAACATCTCCCCGTGGCGCCGCGCGGTCTGCGGCGACCTGACCTCGGCCTTCGACTTCACCCAGGCCGACGCCGCGCCCGCCGCCCTGCCCTCCACGGCCGGGTACATCCCGCCGGACAAGAACCGCCACCCGTCCTACCACCCGACCCCGCCGGCCACGGGCACCCTGCCCAAGCAGGAGGCAGGCTCCAAGCCGACCCGCGCCCTGGGCTACAGCCCGTACGTGGACGGCAAGGCCACGGTCTCCACGGGCAAGTTCACCCTGACCTTCGCCAGCGGTCCCAGCCTCGGCGCCCACTTCCACAGCACCTCGGGCAACCGTACGGACGGCCCCTGGCCCTACACGGTCGAGGCGGGCAAGACCCTCTCGGACACCTGGAGCACCAGCAGCTCCACCGGTAACCAGATCGACCTCACGGTGTGGGGCCCCAACGGCTTCGTGCGCACCTGGAAGGGCCCGGCGAAGAAGGCCGGCCCCGAGGTCACGGCGCGCCACGAGGCCTCGACCGGCAATCTGGCCCTCACCCTGACCAACCCCGGTTCGGCCGCGGTCAACCTCACGGTGACCAACGCCTACGGCGGTGCGGCCCAGACCTTCCGGGTCAACCCCGGCGCCACGGTCTCCCACACGGTGGACCTGCGCACCACGGGCCGCTGGTACGACGTCAAGGTCGTCTCCGACGCGGACGCCACCTTCCTGCGCCGCTTCGCCGGCCACGTGGAGACGGGCGCCCCGGGCATCTCCGACCCGGCGATCAAGACCGTCTGA
- a CDS encoding 3-oxoacyl-ACP synthase III family protein produces MPFQPSDPQPRAGITAVGSLLPAEVLSSDSLQREVARRSGLTLPPTLLRQATGIVSRRVAGPEVYASTLAVGAARRALDAAGLGPLDIDLLLFASASRDMVEPATAHIVQAELGSRAHALDVTNACNSFVNGIDLARSMIMAGRARRALVVTGETPSRAVRKDPADAAGFRSGFAGYTFGDAGAAVVVEAVERGGILDVDTETHSEHWEVGGIPGGGSRHPRGDEYTYFRGDGHELRGVFEKVGTAVIDRTLHRTGMDWDGFAKVLVHQVTVPYLERFAELTGVPAGKLVVTVPELGNVASASIGVQLDRVFSELEPGDRVLFVGLGGGISIMTMVWEKS; encoded by the coding sequence ATGCCCTTTCAGCCAAGTGACCCGCAGCCGCGCGCCGGGATAACCGCCGTCGGCAGCCTGCTGCCCGCCGAGGTCCTCTCCTCGGACTCCCTCCAGCGGGAGGTGGCCCGCCGCAGTGGCCTCACGCTGCCGCCGACGCTGCTGAGGCAGGCCACCGGGATCGTCTCCCGCCGCGTCGCGGGCCCGGAGGTGTACGCCTCCACGCTCGCCGTGGGCGCCGCCCGCCGGGCGCTGGACGCCGCCGGGCTGGGCCCGCTCGACATCGACCTGCTGCTCTTCGCCTCCGCCTCCCGCGACATGGTCGAGCCCGCCACCGCGCACATCGTGCAGGCGGAGCTGGGGTCGCGGGCCCACGCCCTGGACGTCACGAACGCCTGCAACAGCTTCGTGAACGGGATCGACCTCGCCCGGTCGATGATCATGGCCGGGCGGGCTCGGCGGGCCCTGGTGGTCACCGGAGAGACCCCGAGCCGGGCGGTGCGCAAGGATCCCGCCGACGCCGCCGGGTTCCGCAGCGGCTTCGCGGGGTACACGTTCGGCGACGCGGGGGCCGCCGTGGTCGTGGAGGCCGTGGAGCGCGGCGGGATCCTCGACGTGGACACCGAGACCCACTCGGAGCACTGGGAGGTCGGGGGCATCCCGGGCGGCGGTTCGCGCCACCCGCGCGGGGACGAGTACACCTACTTCCGCGGCGACGGGCACGAACTGCGCGGCGTCTTCGAGAAGGTGGGCACCGCAGTCATCGACCGGACGCTGCACCGGACGGGGATGGACTGGGACGGCTTCGCCAAGGTGCTGGTGCACCAGGTGACCGTGCCGTACCTGGAGCGGTTCGCTGAGCTGACCGGGGTGCCGGCCGGGAAGCTGGTGGTGACCGTGCCCGAGCTCGGCAACGTCGCGAGCGCGAGCATCGGAGTCCAGCTGGACCGGGTGTTCTCCGAACTGGAGCCGGGGGACAGGGTGTTGTTCGTCGGACTCGGCGGTGGTATCAGCATCATGACGATGGTCTGGGAGAAGTCATGA
- a CDS encoding glycosyltransferase family A protein, which translates to MSQAMWVVVPAHEEEARLAQTLRALAAQRDRDFTLLVVDNASADRTAAIAREFAAGAPFPVEVIEEPEKGVGSAVDTGFRYAIGRGAALLARTDADCLPRPGWTRAARAALAERPGLVCGRIVARRDEHGPLGRAGFGLLVALAALFGRLRPGHARRKGFRAPYRMHAGNNMAITAELYLAVGGMPRRPSPTDRLFLNAVRRHTDRIAHCREMVVENSTRRLRAYGMAGTARWYLDQGSGTHGTDPR; encoded by the coding sequence ATGAGCCAGGCGATGTGGGTGGTCGTGCCCGCGCACGAGGAGGAGGCCCGCCTCGCGCAGACCCTGCGGGCCCTGGCCGCGCAGCGGGACCGGGACTTCACCCTGCTGGTCGTCGACAACGCCTCGGCGGACCGGACGGCCGCGATCGCCCGGGAGTTCGCCGCCGGCGCACCCTTCCCGGTCGAGGTGATCGAGGAGCCCGAGAAGGGGGTCGGCTCGGCCGTGGACACCGGATTCCGGTACGCGATCGGCCGGGGCGCGGCCCTGCTCGCCCGCACGGACGCCGACTGCCTGCCCCGGCCCGGCTGGACGCGCGCCGCGCGGGCCGCCCTCGCCGAGCGCCCCGGGCTGGTGTGCGGGCGGATCGTCGCCCGGCGCGACGAGCACGGCCCGCTCGGCCGGGCCGGCTTCGGCCTCCTCGTGGCGCTCGCCGCGCTGTTCGGGCGGCTGCGTCCCGGGCACGCGCGCCGCAAGGGCTTCCGGGCCCCGTACCGCATGCACGCCGGGAACAACATGGCCATCACCGCCGAGCTGTACCTGGCCGTCGGCGGCATGCCCCGGCGCCCCTCGCCGACCGACCGGCTCTTCCTCAACGCCGTACGCCGCCACACCGACCGGATCGCGCACTGCCGGGAGATGGTCGTGGAGAACTCCACGCGGCGCCTGCGGGCCTACGGGATGGCGGGCACCGCCCGCTGGTACCTGGACCAGGGCAGCGGCACGCACGGAACGGATCCCCGCTGA
- a CDS encoding aminopeptidase P family protein — MTHEPAPFTAEDYAARMAAAAQTAADAGLAGLLIAPGPDLTHLTGYRPTAETERLTLLVLAAGQDPVLVVPALEAPDAAKAPGAAALALRDWTDGKNPYAVTAPLLDAAGRFGVSDNTWALHLLGLQRELPTTSYVPLTDSLPMLRAVKDERELERLAAAGEAADAAYAQILHLPFAGRRETEVAEDLAALLRVHGHSQVDFTVVGSGPNGANPHHEAGERVIQHGDMIVLDFGGLRYGYGSDISRTVHVGEPTAEEQRVHDVVREAQQAGVAAVRPGVSCQEVDRAARAVITEFGYGDRFIHRTGHGIGVTTHEPPYMVEGEEQPLVPGMCFSVEPGVYLPGRFGVRIEDIVTVTEDGGSRLNNAPRELAIVE, encoded by the coding sequence ATGACCCATGAACCCGCACCCTTCACGGCCGAGGACTACGCGGCCCGGATGGCGGCCGCCGCGCAGACCGCCGCCGACGCCGGACTGGCCGGGCTGCTGATCGCCCCCGGGCCCGACCTCACCCACCTCACCGGCTACCGCCCCACCGCCGAGACCGAGCGGCTCACCCTGCTGGTCCTGGCCGCCGGGCAGGACCCGGTGCTCGTGGTGCCCGCGCTGGAGGCGCCCGACGCCGCCAAGGCCCCCGGCGCCGCCGCGCTGGCCCTGCGGGACTGGACCGACGGGAAGAACCCGTACGCGGTCACCGCCCCGCTGCTGGACGCGGCCGGGCGCTTCGGGGTGAGCGACAACACCTGGGCCCTGCATCTCCTCGGACTGCAGCGGGAGTTGCCCACCACCTCCTACGTTCCGCTCACCGACTCGCTGCCCATGCTGCGCGCGGTGAAGGACGAGCGGGAGCTCGAGCGCCTGGCCGCGGCGGGCGAGGCCGCCGACGCCGCCTACGCGCAGATCCTCCACCTCCCCTTCGCGGGCCGCCGGGAGACCGAGGTCGCCGAGGACCTGGCCGCGCTGCTGCGCGTACACGGCCACTCCCAGGTCGACTTCACCGTCGTCGGCTCCGGACCCAACGGGGCCAACCCGCACCACGAGGCCGGCGAACGGGTCATCCAGCACGGCGACATGATCGTCCTCGACTTCGGCGGCCTGCGGTACGGCTACGGCTCCGACATCTCCCGCACCGTGCACGTGGGCGAGCCGACCGCCGAGGAGCAGCGCGTCCACGACGTCGTGCGTGAGGCACAGCAGGCCGGGGTGGCCGCGGTCCGGCCGGGGGTCTCCTGCCAGGAGGTGGACCGGGCGGCCCGCGCGGTGATCACCGAGTTCGGCTACGGCGACCGCTTCATCCACCGCACCGGCCACGGCATCGGCGTCACCACCCACGAGCCGCCGTACATGGTCGAGGGCGAGGAGCAGCCCCTGGTCCCCGGCATGTGCTTCTCCGTGGAGCCGGGCGTCTACCTGCCCGGCCGCTTCGGCGTCCGCATTGAGGACATCGTGACCGTCACCGAGGACGGCGGAAGCCGCCTCAACAACGCCCCGCGCGAGCTCGCGATCGTCGAGTAG
- a CDS encoding cytochrome P450, protein MRGHARARRRDRRVYLRSHPLLFGLLAATRGRPVRRLGRTLLVHDAGAYREALTRLPLDRTAAGTTGGAARAALGGSGGVLFDQEGSGHRADRRGLAGELGTASVARLRSVWQPLLVRRLSPLAEGGEVDLVELSRELAGAVVCALLDCAADPRAVARAAAEAAAASVRSHLPGPRRPGAQAAAARAADRLRRLLGPADEALSAMVAVAAVNTTVAALPRSVAWCADAGLWDQAADEALLPVLADELLRVTAASPLLPRVAASQGSVGGCPVRGGDRLLLVARHAAEAHRRDPDAREPAGPGLAHLVFGAGPHACPGAGAARFLLTDVLAALAPYRPVVTRARVDRRAALPGWRSLTVRAGS, encoded by the coding sequence GTGAGGGGGCACGCGCGGGCCCGGCGGCGCGACCGCCGGGTCTATCTGCGCAGCCATCCCCTGCTGTTCGGGCTGCTCGCCGCCACGCGCGGGCGGCCCGTGCGCCGGCTCGGCCGGACCCTGCTGGTGCACGACGCGGGCGCCTACCGCGAGGCGCTGACCCGGCTGCCGCTGGACCGTACGGCGGCCGGTACGACGGGCGGGGCCGCGCGGGCCGCGCTGGGCGGCAGCGGCGGGGTGCTGTTCGACCAGGAGGGCAGCGGGCACCGGGCGGACCGGCGCGGGCTGGCCGGGGAGCTGGGCACGGCCTCGGTCGCGCGGCTGCGTTCGGTGTGGCAGCCCTTGCTCGTACGCCGCCTCTCTCCGCTCGCCGAGGGCGGCGAGGTGGACCTCGTCGAGCTGTCGCGGGAGCTGGCCGGGGCGGTGGTCTGTGCGCTGCTGGACTGCGCCGCCGATCCGCGTGCCGTCGCGCGGGCGGCCGCCGAGGCCGCGGCGGCGTCCGTACGCAGTCACCTGCCCGGGCCGCGCCGACCGGGTGCGCAGGCCGCGGCGGCCCGGGCGGCCGACCGGCTCCGGCGGCTGCTGGGGCCCGCCGACGAGGCGCTGTCCGCGATGGTGGCGGTGGCCGCCGTGAACACCACCGTGGCCGCGCTGCCCCGGTCGGTGGCGTGGTGCGCCGACGCCGGACTGTGGGACCAGGCCGCCGACGAGGCGCTGCTGCCGGTGCTGGCCGACGAGCTGCTGCGGGTCACGGCGGCCTCGCCGCTGCTGCCGCGGGTGGCCGCCTCGCAGGGGTCCGTCGGCGGCTGCCCGGTGCGCGGCGGCGACCGGCTGCTGCTGGTCGCCCGGCACGCGGCCGAGGCGCACCGGCGCGACCCGGACGCCCGGGAGCCCGCCGGTCCGGGCCTGGCGCACCTGGTGTTCGGGGCCGGGCCGCACGCGTGTCCGGGGGCCGGGGCGGCCCGCTTCCTGCTGACCGACGTACTGGCCGCGCTGGCTCCGTACCGGCCGGTCGTGACGCGGGCCCGGGTGGACCGGCGGGCCGCGCTGCCCGGCTGGCGCTCGCTGACCGTGCGGGCGGGATCATGA
- a CDS encoding DUF1707 and FHA domain-containing protein: MTSSFEFPAYPVPRLSDAERDRALGQLREGAALGKLSHDTFLRRMELALVARRSEDLAVLTADLQAREGAESPWTRRLFGWVGRVSAVSVGVRRAWAAEKLPKLLLPHPSAGGLRIGRDPGNGLRLSHETVSRAHAELSLRDGVWVLKDLGSTNGTTVNGHRVTGSAVVRDGDQVGFGKMTFRLSSS, translated from the coding sequence GTGACGTCGAGTTTTGAGTTCCCCGCCTACCCCGTGCCGCGGCTCTCGGACGCCGAGCGCGACCGGGCGCTGGGCCAGCTCAGGGAGGGCGCTGCCCTCGGCAAGCTGTCCCACGACACGTTCCTGCGCCGGATGGAACTCGCCCTGGTCGCGCGGCGCTCCGAGGACCTCGCCGTCCTCACCGCCGACCTCCAGGCGCGCGAGGGTGCCGAAAGCCCTTGGACCCGTCGGCTGTTCGGCTGGGTGGGGCGGGTCTCCGCCGTCTCGGTCGGAGTCCGGCGCGCCTGGGCCGCCGAGAAGCTGCCCAAGCTGCTGCTGCCGCACCCCAGCGCGGGTGGCCTGCGGATCGGCCGCGACCCGGGCAACGGGCTGCGGCTCAGCCACGAGACCGTCTCCCGGGCGCACGCGGAACTCAGCCTGCGTGACGGGGTGTGGGTGCTCAAGGACCTCGGCTCCACGAACGGGACCACGGTCAACGGGCACCGCGTGACGGGTTCCGCGGTGGTCCGGGACGGCGACCAGGTCGGTTTCGGGAAGATGACCTTCCGGCTGTCCTCGAGCTGA
- a CDS encoding alpha/beta fold hydrolase, producing MAIAHRRIGTGPVRVIVLHDWFGTSANWGSVLDYLDPEGFSYAFLDYRGYGERRDVPGRYDLPEIADDVLALADELGWETFSLLGHSMGGKAVQQVLVRAPERIEKLIGLAPVPAAPYEMDDATHTLFHGAAEDPESRRIILDLVTGNRASRRWVDRMVAHSLDVSRPEAFAAYLESWQPLDLSSAVKGNTVPVLVLVGEYDLALTAEVMRATWQAWYPNCRIRILPGAGHYPPHETPVTFATEVEAFLRA from the coding sequence ATGGCCATCGCCCACCGCAGGATCGGCACCGGGCCCGTCCGCGTCATCGTGCTGCACGACTGGTTCGGCACCTCCGCCAATTGGGGCTCCGTGCTGGACTACCTGGACCCCGAGGGGTTCTCGTACGCCTTCCTCGACTACCGCGGCTACGGCGAGCGGCGGGACGTCCCCGGCCGGTACGACCTCCCCGAGATCGCCGACGACGTCCTCGCGCTCGCCGACGAGCTCGGCTGGGAGACCTTCTCCCTCCTCGGCCACTCCATGGGCGGCAAGGCGGTCCAGCAGGTCCTCGTCCGCGCCCCCGAGCGGATCGAGAAGCTGATCGGGCTCGCGCCCGTGCCGGCCGCGCCCTACGAGATGGACGACGCGACCCACACCCTCTTCCACGGCGCCGCCGAGGACCCGGAGAGCCGGCGCATCATCCTCGACCTCGTCACCGGGAACCGGGCGAGCCGCCGCTGGGTGGACCGCATGGTCGCGCACTCCCTGGACGTCTCCCGGCCCGAGGCCTTCGCCGCCTACCTGGAGAGCTGGCAGCCCCTCGACCTTTCCTCCGCCGTGAAGGGCAACACCGTCCCGGTGCTGGTCCTGGTCGGGGAGTACGACCTCGCGCTGACCGCCGAGGTGATGCGCGCCACCTGGCAGGCCTGGTACCCGAACTGCCGGATCCGCATCCTCCCGGGCGCCGGCCACTACCCGCCGCACGAGACCCCGGTGACCTTCGCCACCGAGGTGGAGGCCTTCCTGCGGGCCTAG